AATTTACTCCCAGCCGCGCCCGTCACACATGACGATAGCGCAGAACCGCTCGCGCGGTCCTGCGCTATCGCGTCGGAGTTGAGCTTCGCTCGCCCGGTTTGATAACCGCCGCGCTCCGCGCTCTGGCTATCAACCCGTTCGAGTGGACGCATTTGCGCCCGCGAGCGACTCCCCCCGGGAGTCACTTCGCAGCCACAAACGCGCCACTCAACTCCGACGCGTTGGCGTACTGCCCACCTAAAAATAGACTTCTTAGGAAAATTCAAATATGTTGATTTTTATTGGACTCGCTACCATTTTATTGGTGCTTGCTTTTAAGCAACCTCTTGGTAGTCGATTTAGATATTTAGTGGCTGTTATCGTCCGATTTGCGTGGTCTTTAACTATTGGGCTACCATTTTTCGTATTAGGGCTGGTCGCGTTTCTCTTGATCGACATCCTTTTCCCTACCTCTAGTAAAGGATACGTTATCCTCAATAAAATGTACAAGTGGGGGAGCTGCTATTGGTTTAATGGGTTGAGGTTGAATTTTGAAACAGATGACTACGATGTTACTGTTGAAAAACAGCGCAAGACAAGTAATGAATAGCTTTCTCTACCACGTTGATGCGTGTAAAAATTATGCCAGCGTCAAAGCCTGAATTTAAAAGCATTGGTGCGCCGCGCTGATGCGCGGGAAAGGTCATGCTACACCGAAAATAGTCAACAGCGGCATCCTTGGCTATACTGACCCAAGAGAAACAACTGGAGTAATACCATCATGGGTACAGTAGAGCTAATCACTGAACACACCCGCTGTTTGCCGGAGAGTGTCCAACGAGAAATACTTAATTTTGTTGAGTATCTGTTCAATAAACACAATTCACCCCTTACACGATCTGTTGTACCAACAACACGTCAGGCTGGCTTACACGCTGGTTGTGCGGTGGTGGCTGCTGATTTCGATGCGCCATTATCAGACGATTTCTGGCTGGGTACAGAATGAGGCTGCTGTTAGATACCCATACATTCTTATGGTGGGACAGCCAACCAAGCAAACTTCCAGCCAAGGTGTTGGCACTGTGTGAAGACACCCAAAATGAGATGTTTTTGAGTGTCGCCAGCATTTGGGAGATGCAGATCAAGCATCAGTTAGGCAAATTGGAGCTACATCTGCCCTTGGATAAGCTCGTCTCCGAGCAAGTACAAAAAAACGCCATTCAGATTTTACCAATACAGACAGCCCATGTGTTGGGGGTTGCGGATTTACCTGATGTCCATAAAGATCCGTTTGACCGTCTTCTGATTGCCCAAGCCAATGTTGAGAAGATGGTGTTTCTGAGCGGTGATGGGGTTTTCAAGCATTATCCTGTCCAGATTATTTGGTGATAATAATTTTGCGCCAACAAGTTGCTCGACGACGGACGCGGTGACAGTCCGCGACTCCGTTTTGATTACTCCCCGCCGCGCCCGTCAGCTATGACTATAGCGCAGAACCGCTCGCGCGGTCCTGCGCTATCGCGTCGGAGTTGAGCTTCGCTCGCCCGGTTTGATAACCGCCGCGCTCCGCGCTCTGGCTATCAACCCGTTCGAGTGGACGCATTTGCGCCCGCGAGCGACTCCCCCCGGGAGTCACTTCGCAGCCACAAACGCGCCACTCAACTCCGACGCGTTAGACCCCAAAAGGAATTGCCGTGACCGAACGAAATTTATTATTACTTGCAGCAATTACATCAATTACTTGGGGAATGACTGGCATTTTTGTTCGACTGTTGCCTTCAGTTCCATTTTTAACAATAGCAACTGGTCGACTAGTTATTGCGCTATTAGTGGTTTTACCGCCGTTATTTTTATTTTATATTAAACAACACAACTTCAAAAAATCATTAATTACTCCAAGTAGTTATGTTTTAGCGACATTTCTTATTGGTTATTATTTACTAGCGACAATTGCTTTTCAACTAGCGCCAGTAGCTGAGGTCGCCTTACTATTAAGTACTCCACCTGTATTTATACTTATTTTTCAAAAAATTCGCGGCATTGCTTCATCTCGATCTGAGATAATTGGAGCACTACTAGCAGTCTTTGGGGTAGCTATAATTCTTTCCCCTAAAGTTCATTCAATACAAAACCAATACACTTCGCATTTTCTTGGTGATATTATAGCTATTTGTGCAGCATTTCTAACAGCTATTTATGCCTACTTATATCGTTTACTAGCAGAACGTGAACAAGCTCCAGAATCAAGTGGGGTTTCTATTCTTACATTTGCAATAGGTAGTTTTATTCTAAGCTTAATGGTTATATTAATGCCATCTCCATCTGAGATAAATAGATTAGATAAAAACGATATTTTTATTGGCTCAATATGCGTTTCAGGGTCTTATCCCAACAGCAGCGAAAGCAAGGACTGTAAGGCAGCTTGCCCCCGTTTCCTGATGTTGTGAAGAGACTCGAAGAATNNNNNNNNNNNNNNNNNNNNNNNNNNNNNNNNNNNNNNNNNNNNNNNNNNNNNNNNNNNNNNNNNNNNNNNNNNNNNNNNNNNNNNNNNNNNNNNNNNNNTGTTACGCTCATGGTTACGACCTCATCGGGGGATCTCACAAGAAAAGCTACCGTGTTACCTTGCATTCTTCGAGTCTCTTCACAACATCAGAAACGGGGGGCAAGCTGCCTTACAGTCCTTGCTTTCGCTGCTGTTGGGATAAGACCCTGAAACGCATATTGAGCCTCCGGGGATACTCGGCGACCGTGAATTCATTGGTGAACAATGGTGGCTTTGGTTAACGGCCAACCGGATCCCGTTCCTGATGCGAATGCGGGAAAACCAACTGATGACGGATCAACAAGGCCGGGAAATGGCGGTGCGTTCCCGTTTCCGCGACCTCAAGACAAACCAGAACCGCCGTCTGCGTAAAGCCTGCTGGGTAGGTCAGGCACGGGTTTGGCTCAGCGGGATGCGGTTGGAGGATGGGGAATTACTGATTCTGGCTGCCAACCAGCGTTTTCGTGAACCATTCGACACCTATGCCCTGCGCTGGGAAATTGAAAACCTGTTTCAGTGCCTCAAAGGGCGTGGCTTCCATTGGGAGGATACCCGTATGACCCGCTACTTCCGCATTAAGAAAGTCATGGCGCTACTGGCCATCGGCTTTTGCTGGGCGCACAAGACCGGGGAATGGAAGCACAAGGTCACCAAGCCATTAGCACTCAAGAAACATGGTCGGCCTGAACAAAGCTTGTTCCGCTATGGCCTCGATTACCTGACCGACGCGCTGTTGCATAGTTTGCATAAACCGATGGCGGCAATCAGGTTATGGGTGTTGTTTTGGTGGCCTCCACACCTGATAACTTGCCATCAGGGGACTGTAGTTCTCGATGTGAAATCAGCGGGATGAGAAATTGTCGTGTACAGAGAAATAAGACAAACTCACAGTCATGCTTGCTATCCGACCCTAACCATTCCATAATCAAGATTCTTACCAACAGTCTTACTTGAGGTGATAATGATGATGGCAGCTACAGTCAGACTGTCCAGCAAAGGACAAATTGTTATACCCAAAGAGGTTCGTGATTCCCTACATTGGAGTGCTGGCGTTGAGCTAACACTGGTGACAACTGAACATGGGGTGATGCTACAGACCAAACCAACCCAAAAGCACAAATTACCAGCAAAATCCTTACGGGGGTTTTTACAACACAAAGGCGAACCAGTCCCAACCGAAACACTTTGCAAACCAGTCGAGTACACTAATGATCGCTTTTGATACCAATTTGTTGGTACGTCTTGCGGTCAATGATGATCAGCACCAAGCCGACATTGCAGAACAACTAATTAATAATAGTGATGTTTTCATCTCAAGGACTGTCTTGCTGGAGAGTGAGTGGGTACTTCGGTCAGTTTACAAAACATCCCGTACTGACATAGCGACATTTCTTGAAAATACCCTGATCACAGAAAATGTCACAGTAGAGAACCCAACAGAAGTTGGACAAGCCCTTGAATGGTACAAATTAGGCGCTGATTTTGCTGATGCTCTGCACTTATGCATTTGTGGCGAGAGCTTAATGCATACTTTTGATGAGCAGTTTTGCAAGGCTGCCAGCAGATCAGGATTAACCCCGGCGTTCAAGGTCTTGAAATAGCACTAATAATCAAAGGCATAACAAGTCATATATGGTCTCCACAGTCAACCCTTTCCAGCAAAGATCCAATAAAAACCCTCAAGGCGCAGTTCCTGTGCCTTTTGGTGCAACAGCCCATGCTGGCTTCTTTGCCTGAAACGCCGGTATTGTCAAGGAGGAGTCCCGCAGGGAAGCTCCTTGACAATGCCGGTGTGTAAGGCATCCTGTTGGCGGGCTGTTGTCTTCGTCATGTGTGTTTCCCCTGTGTTGCGGGTGACGGTTTGCTCAAGGACAGGCATTGGACAGACCAAACTGCATTCGTATATCCGGCTTCTTTACGCGGGCGCATTGCCCTGAGCCATNNNNNNNNNNNNNNNNNNNNNNNNNNNNNNNNNNNNNNNNNNNNNNNNNNNNNNNNNNNNNNNNNNNNNNNNNNNNNNNNNNNNNNNNNNNNNNNNNNNNTTCGGTTGGGGCGCGGGGCAATCCGGTCGATTTCAGCAGCCAGATCGGAAAATTTGACGTGTTTTCCAGCGTGGACAACAGGTCCCCTTACGGTCGAGTTTCTGTTCCCGCTCTTCAGCGGCAAATAGACTGGTTTTGATGGCGCTTTTCTTACTCATCGTTGATCGGGGCTGTTTGTCGGTCAAGTGGCTATTTTCGCATAGTCGGCGCGGGAACGGGGGTTTTTAGAGGTTCCCATTTATCAATGACAAGTTGTCGGTTATTTGAGGCCAATCCAAGCGCCAACAAGAGTGTCGACGACGGACGCGGTGACAGCCCGCGAGTCCCAACAATTTACTCCCCGCCGCGCCCGTCACACGAGACGTTGGCGGGGGCTATAACGATACGTTTTACCAAGCTCAAAGACCAAAAAGATAAGAATGGATACAAATCAATACGAGGTTGATGACTCGATAAGATTTTTCTTAGCTTTGATGCTTTTATCAGGAGCGTTTCTTATTATATCGTCGCAGGCGTATCAAGCATTTCCTATTGCATTGATATTTATCACAATGAGTATTCTGCTCAGAAAGAAAGTTAAAAAATATGCCGCATGGTGGGATAAATACAAACCAATTCGCTATTTCTTTTGGTTCAACATAATTAATGGCATAGCCTTTTTAATAATATCCAAAATATTTCAATTAAATATTATTGTTTTTGGGTTGGTTTGTTGCATCGTGGTTTCAAGCATAATATTGATACCAATGACGCCTATTAAGACTCGATAAATATAGTAACGGTTTCAACGTCTAATTTTAAAGAATAGGTGCGTCGCCCTGATGCACGGTGAGATAAAATCTCTAGTCCAATTATTACCGAAAAATTTAACCACATGCCAGGATAAAATCAACAATGGACAAATATAAAGATGATCTAAAAAAAATATCAAAAAAGCGGTTACATGCTTATTTGTCGTTCTTCATCATTTTTATGATGTTTTTTACATTTGACATGCTTAACATTAAAGGTTGGCCAGTTTTAATAGCTTTCTTTATTAGTTTTATTGTTTTCGGTATTTTTTTGGCGCGAGCGCTATTAAGTTATTGTCCTAGATGTGGCATTTTATTTTTTGGTATTGCCATACAAAGAAAATCATGTATAAATTGCAATCTAAGTTTAGATGACCATTGAATAATGGATGTGCTATTTTATGTAGAATATGTCTTATCTTTAAGAATTAAATCATGGATTTAACAAGTAATGAAAATATTATTTAAGTTTATAATTAGCTCTATATTATTAATACCTATCGCACATGCAGATAATCAACCTCAACCTAATCCATTGGTTCAGGCCGTATTAGAAAATAATCCACAAAAAATTCTCAAATTATTAAAAGTTGGGCAAGATGTTAATCAATTGGCCGGGAATGGAGAACCTATTCTTTGTGCTGCCAGCATGATGGGAAAA
The sequence above is drawn from the Thiothrix nivea DSM 5205 genome and encodes:
- a CDS encoding DUF2281 domain-containing protein, which encodes MGTVELITEHTRCLPESVQREILNFVEYLFNKHNSPLTRSVVPTTRQAGLHAGCAVVAADFDAPLSDDFWLGTE
- a CDS encoding type II toxin-antitoxin system VapC family toxin, encoding MRLLLDTHTFLWWDSQPSKLPAKVLALCEDTQNEMFLSVASIWEMQIKHQLGKLELHLPLDKLVSEQVQKNAIQILPIQTAHVLGVADLPDVHKDPFDRLLIAQANVEKMVFLSGDGVFKHYPVQIIW
- a CDS encoding transposase; translation: MLGDREFIGEQWWLWLTANRIPFLMRMRENQLMTDQQGREMAVRSRFRDLKTNQNRRLRKACWVGQARVWLSGMRLEDGELLILAANQRFREPFDTYALRWEIENLFQCLKGRGFHWEDTRMTRYFRIKKVMALLAIGFCWAHKTGEWKHKVTKPLALKKHGRPEQSLFRYGLDYLTDALLHSLHKPMAAIRLWVLFWWPPHLITCHQGTVVLDVKSAG
- a CDS encoding AbrB/MazE/SpoVT family DNA-binding domain-containing protein, encoding MAATVRLSSKGQIVIPKEVRDSLHWSAGVELTLVTTEHGVMLQTKPTQKHKLPAKSLRGFLQHKGEPVPTETLCKPVEYTNDRF
- a CDS encoding type II toxin-antitoxin system VapC family toxin, translated to MIAFDTNLLVRLAVNDDQHQADIAEQLINNSDVFISRTVLLESEWVLRSVYKTSRTDIATFLENTLITENVTVENPTEVGQALEWYKLGADFADALHLCICGESLMHTFDEQFCKAASRSGLTPAFKVLK